The sequence ATCAGCCATTGCGCTTAACGCGATTCCCATGCCACCAGATGCAGAACCAGTCATACCTGCTAATGCGGTTGTTGTAACAGCCCCATTGACAAGAGGGTTAGAGAAAGTTCCACCTAAACCACTACTAATCGCTGCAAACCCTGGTAAAGCTGCAATGACTCCACCAAAGCCATATTCAGATCCTGTATTCATGACTGCAAGTAAAGAACCCCCAATACTAGTATTTAGGCCCTCTTTTAACTTTTTCTTGACCCTTTTGTAATCATAGGCAATGGATGTAAGGATCCCAACGATTAGCGCAAGTCCTACCGCCCAGATCGCTGATGTTTTTGCCACATCAACTGTATATTCAGGCAAGCCAAGGGCAGCAAAGTCAAAGCCATTTGGATACCAAGAAGGAATAGCCGTTGATAAATAATTATTCATAACTGCAACAGATAGAAGTGGAATGAAGGCCAAAATTTGTCTTAATACAGTTCCATTAGAATGTAAATCTGGAGCTGACTTATCTTCTTCTTCCTTTTCCGCAATTGCCTCAAGGGCTGCTGCAGTTTCATCAGCAAATCCATAATATCCTTCACCCGCTTTAGCAGCTGTTCGCTTTCTCCATTCTAAATAGGTTAAACCCGCAGATAATACAATGACACCACCAATAATACCTAGAGTGGGTGCTGCATAAATATCAGTCCCAAAGAATGAGATCGGAATGACGTTTTGAATTTGCGGTGTACCTGGAATTGCATCCATTGTGAAAGTAAACGCACCCAGTGCAATCGTACCTGGAATCAGTCTCTTTGGAATATTGGCTTGTCTAAATAATTGATTAGCAAATGGATAAATAGCAAATACGGCAACAAATAAACTTACGCCGCTATAAGTCAAAATCGCCCCTAATAAAATAACGGTTAACATCGCTTGCTTTGCACCAATTAAACGAACAATTGTCTTTGCAATTGACTCTGCAATTCCTGACATTTCAACGACTTTACCAAAAATTGCACCAAGCAAGAATACGAGAAAATAATCTTTAATAAAGCCCACCATTTTTGGCATAAATACGCCTGAATAGAACGGTAATACATTGGCTGGGTCAATCAAGAATACGGCTAACAACGCACAGAGGGGTGCCATTAAAATAACGGAAAAACCCTTGTATGCTGTAAACATTAATAAACCAAGTGAAAGTAGTATAATTAATAAATCCCACATAGTAACTCCCCCAGAAAAAATGTTTAGTTTCCTCTTCTCATCGGATTAAACCAATACATCTTTTTCTTTCTCTCTATTTTTGTAATAATTCCAATTTTCCGATGATACTGCCATATATCCTCGATGTGACAGTATGATCACTGTTAATTCAATCGTTTAATCTTTTTCCATTTCAAGAACAGTTGCAATTCCCATTCCACCGCCAATACAAAGCGTGGCTAAACCGTATCTTGAGTTACGACGCTGCATTTCATGTAATAAAGTAACCATAATTCGTGCGCCGCTTGCCCCAATCGGGTGTCCTAGAGCAATCGCACCACCATTAACATTTAATTTTTCTCTTGGAAATTCAAGATCCTTTCCAACCCCAAGTGCTTGAGCAGCAAATGCTTCGTTGGCCTCTACCAAATCAATTTCTGCAAGGGTTAACCCTGCTTTATCTAGGGCTTTTCTTGTTGCAGGAACGGGTCCAATTCCCATAATACTTGGGTCTACACCAGCTGCTCCTGTACCACGAAGAACAGCCAATGGTTTAATGCCTAATTCTTCCGCTTTTTCACGACTCATCAAAACTAACGCAGCCGCTCCATCATTAATCCCCGACGCATTTCCAGCTGTTACCGTCCCATCTTTCTTGAAGGCAGGTTTTAATTTTGCTAATGCTTCTGCTGTTACCCCTTTACGTGGGAATTCATCGGT is a genomic window of Niallia sp. XMNu-256 containing:
- a CDS encoding GntP family permease, producing the protein MWDLLIILLSLGLLMFTAYKGFSVILMAPLCALLAVFLIDPANVLPFYSGVFMPKMVGFIKDYFLVFLLGAIFGKVVEMSGIAESIAKTIVRLIGAKQAMLTVILLGAILTYSGVSLFVAVFAIYPFANQLFRQANIPKRLIPGTIALGAFTFTMDAIPGTPQIQNVIPISFFGTDIYAAPTLGIIGGVIVLSAGLTYLEWRKRTAAKAGEGYYGFADETAAALEAIAEKEEEDKSAPDLHSNGTVLRQILAFIPLLSVAVMNNYLSTAIPSWYPNGFDFAALGLPEYTVDVAKTSAIWAVGLALIVGILTSIAYDYKRVKKKLKEGLNTSIGGSLLAVMNTGSEYGFGGVIAALPGFAAISSGLGGTFSNPLVNGAVTTTALAGMTGSASGGMGIALSAMADQYNAMIAAANIPPEVMHRVVAMASGGMDTLPHNGAVITLLAVTGLTHKQSYKDIFAITIIKTLAVFVIIALYTWFGIV